In the Chitinivibrionia bacterium genome, GTTTTCAGGAAAAGTAAGCAATCCGTTTCTGCTTCCCGAAGGATATGAGCCCACCTGATACGCAATAACCGCGCCGCCGCGCAAATTACCTGTCGGCAAAGCAGCAAGAACGCCATGTAAATTGAAAGCCCCGCCGACCACAAATTCACGATTTGCAATAAGAAAACCGCCGGAAATTGTAATACTATCTGAGTTATTACTAACACGAATAGGGCTTCTGCTATGCTCACGGTTATGGCGGTTATGATCAACTACATTGGCTACAACTCCGCCGTCTTCAATTTTAACGGACGATGTGTTGTCAATTGTAATTGCAGAAGTATGACGGTGTATTCCGTTTGAAATAACTCTTCCGCCGGAAGAAACTATTACGGCGCTGCCATTTCGTGCTAAAATAGTCCCCAATATATGGGTGCTGCTACTATTATCAGAGCTGATTCCGCTTATAACTTCTCCACCGTTGGCAACTATTACAGTACTCCCGTTATTGGCGCTAATAGCACTGCCCACACCACCGGTATGAGCAGCTATTCCTGTACTCACTCTTCCGCCGGAAACAATAACGGTGCTGCCGTTATCGGCATTAATTATTTCGCCGACAGTTCCCGTCCTGCTTATAGCTGTGCCGGTAATTTTAATAGTACTGCCGCTATCTGCGCGAATAGGAAATCCGCTTCCGCTTCCGGTACTAGGGTTTCGGCATATTATTGAACCGCCTGCAAGTTCTAACTCTCCGCCTCCGGAAGCTCTCAATCTGCCGCTAATTGCCATATTACCACTTAAATTCAAAACTCCTGTTTTATCGAAATTTGCTCTCCAGACAACTCTGGACGTCGGAGGAATATTAAAGTCAAGGGTCGTCAGCGGATTGACGAAGCTCAACAATGAGGAACACGCTTCAATATTTCCCACAATTGTTATAACCGCATTGGGGGGAATAATAAGAGTGCCTCTTGCGCAACTGGCAATTTGTACCGTGTCGCCATTTATTAATCCGGTTCTACCAATCACACTAATGGCATTCCAAACAAAAGTTTGCGGCAAAGCAAAAGCGTACGAAGAACGAGGAACAAAGAAACCGTTCGGATAAACTATGCCGTTTTGCCCTCCGCTTGTTCCCCAAGAAACTTGCGCGTCCGTCGGCAAAGTTGCAAATCTGTTTTTTGTCCCTAAGTCAAAATTTCCTGCAAAATCTGCGTTTTCAAAGGAAACAACCACTCCATTGTCTGTAATATTTAACATCGAGGTAGAAAAGTTGGAGTTTACCTGATAGACAACCCCACCCGAAATTAAAGGTCTGACGGTTGGAGTGGCGCCGAAGGATGCGATTGCGCTAAATGTGCCGTATGTGCCGACTTCTCCGCCCAAAATTTCTATTACGACGGTTGCTTCGCTGAAAGAAATCGCTTGCGCATTACGTTCTCTCCCCAAACTTTTTATTTCTCCGCCCAAAACTCTTAATGTAATTGCATCGTTAGGGTTAATTGCGGTTGTTCTTTCGGTAAAGAGCTCGCCTCCTTTTCTGTCGCCATTGATTATTTGCGCGCCTGCAATAACTTCAAATGTGCCGCTTCCGTTAAGTACTACGACATTACGCGCTAAACTTATAATTTGCGCCGACCAAATAACTTTTGCATCCTCTTCGATGTTGAAAGAAATCTCTCTATTTTCGTTATTAACCATTCCTGTGCTTCTTATGGTTATCGTCGCATTTTCGGGCACGACTAACTGCCCCGAAGCCCCCGCGGCTATTGTTATAGTCGCC is a window encoding:
- a CDS encoding InlB B-repeat-containing protein, whose amino-acid sequence is MVKVFKFLAAILCFAAVATAQVWNSATPPTVADGATITIAAGASGQLVVPENATITIRSTGMVNNENREISFNIEEDAKVIWSAQIISLARNVVVLNGSGTFEVIAGAQIINGDRKGGELFTERTTAINPNDAITLRVLGGEIKSLGRERNAQAISFSEATVVIEILGGEVGTYGTFSAIASFGATPTVRPLISGGVVYQVNSNFSTSMLNITDNGVVVSFENADFAGNFDLGTKNRFATLPTDAQVSWGTSGGQNGIVYPNGFFVPRSSYAFALPQTFVWNAISVIGRTGLINGDTVQIASCARGTLIIPPNAVITIVGNIEACSSLLSFVNPLTTLDFNIPPTSRVVWRANFDKTGVLNLSGNMAISGRLRASGGGELELAGGSIICRNPSTGSGSGFPIRADSGSTIKITGTAISRTGTVGEIINADNGSTVIVSGGRVSTGIAAHTGGVGSAISANNGSTVIVANGGEVISGISSDNSSSTHILGTILARNGSAVIVSSGGRVISNGIHRHTSAITIDNTSSVKIEDGGVVANVVDHNRHNREHSRSPIRVSNNSDSITISGGFLIANREFVVGGAFNLHGVLAALPTGNLRGGAVIAYQVGSYPSGSRNGLLTFPENADVYWGRHSGQVGIFYPDGFFPIEGVTLDGVVECQVCRRFPCACPISITWNADGGLPAPVQTTSSPGGRVLLPAEMTKDGYIFVGWFLDAAFQNAATFPILNVNAPIILWAKWDEVPNSIRQRQPQFSLYGILLENAIASDVARFSVITPEPAVANIVIFDNLGNVVFSADGVGAYCIRPATMPVGDLGVCNTPLQWNLTNPNGRLVANGTYIIAVEAIGISGKRYHYSTRIGVKR